TGGCGTCTCCGGCCGACGCCGACACCCTCTTTGCCGGATGCTGGCCGCATCCGACCGACCGCATCCTGGTGACGTTCGACGACGGATGGGAGAGCAACTTCGAGGCAGCGAAGTGGCTCGCGGGAATCGGCGTTTCGGCGACGTTCTTCATCGTGCCTTCGCTGATCGGACGCACCGTGGATCAATACGTACGTTTCCACGCGCGCAACCATCTGGTCCCCAACGTACCGGAAGCATCCGCCGGCGCCCGGGGGCTCAGCACCGAGCAGCTGCGCGAAATGCGGGCCATGGGTCACCGGATCGGAGCCCACAACTTCGCGCACCGGGACCTGGGGGTCTTGCATGCGTTGCCCGACATCCGCTACGAAGTCGAAAATGCGCTCGAGGGCCTGAGCGACATCCTTCGCACGAATTGCAACGACTTCGCGATCGCATTCGGGCAGCCCAACAACGTCTCGGACGAAGCCATCGCCTACCTCAAGGACCTGCAGGCGCGCGGGCTGCGCATCTACTCGTGCCACCGTGGCCTCAACGTGCCCGGCAAGACACCCTCTTTTCTCCTGCGGCATGCCTGGGAGCCGTTTCATCCGGCGAACTTCACCCGCGTCTGCCTCGAAGGCGCAGGCGATCGTCGCCTGAACCGGGATGTGCGGCTCATGGTCCGTCGCGTGGGCAGACTGCCCGTCGCAAACGGTGCCAGCGCGGCGATGCAGAGCGGTCTGCCGTGAACGAGGTTCGTGCTGTCGGAGCGGAGGCCTTCGAAGAGATTTATCCGCTTCTGCGCCTGTTCCCGACGACGCAGATGAGCAAGGACGACTGGCACCGGATGTTGTTCTCCACGTCTTGGTCGGACAACCCGCAGCGTGGGTATGCGCTCTATTCCGGCGGCAAGCCCGTCGGCTTCATCGCTACGATCTTCAGCAAACGGGAGCTCGCGGGGCGCCTCGAGCCAATCTGCAGCCTCTCGAGCTGGATCATGTTGCCGGAGCATCGCGACGGCGTGCTGGCATTGCTCACGCCCATATTGAAGCTGCGCGATCACACCATCCTCAACCCGACGCCCTCGCCGACCGCCTACGAGATCTTCTTCAAGCTCGGATTCAAGCCGCTCGAGAGCGAGCGTTTCATCGCGCCACCGCTTCCAGGCCCTGGCGAGGCGCGTCGCTCGCTTCGCGGATCGTTCAGCCGGTCGAGGGCAGATCTCGACCTCGAGCTGACGGGCGATGAACGCAAACTCTATCAGGACCACTCATCGTGCGCGGCGGCGCAGCACGTCCTCCTTCGTCACGGCGAGCGAAGGTGCTATGTCGTCGCTACTCCGATACACAAGAAGGGTCTGCCGTTCGCCGAGATCCAGTACGCCAGCGACTGGGATCTCTTCTGGGAGCACCGCCTGCTCGCCCACGCTGCGCTCCTTCCGGCGACCCGCGCGATGGCTCTCCTGGTCGACAAACGCTACTCCGTTGGACGCAAGACGCCCCTCGGCATGAACTGGCCGTCGCGGCGCCTCTACCGGCCGACGCGCAAGGAGATCGAGCCCCGGATGATCGATAATCTTTACTCCGAGTTGATGAACCTCAGGTGGTGAGCACGAGTCATGTGCGGAATCGCAGGAATCATCGGTCGCATCGCAGATGAAAACCGCCTGGCCTTGCGGCGCATGACCTCTGCGATGTCTCATCGCGGACCCGACGGCGTAGGATTCTGGGAATCGTCTGCCGACGAGCAGGGCTGGGGGGTGCTTCTCGGACACCGCCGGCTCGCTATCCTCGATCTTTCTCCGGCCGGCGCGCAGCCGATGGTCGACCCGCTTGCGGGCCACGTGATCGTCTTCAACGGCGAAATCTACAACTTCCAGGAGCTCCGCGATCGGCTTCTCGCCGGAGGAGAGCGCTTCGACTCGACTGGCGACACCCAGGTCATGCTGCGGATGCTCGCGCGCAACGGCGCAGACGCGGTGCGCGAGTTCCGAGGCATGTTCGCGTTCGCGAGCTGGGACCCGGTGGCGCGGACGCTTCTCCTCGCGCGCGACCCATTGGGAATCAAGCCCGTGTATCTGGCGCGCAATCCTGATGCGGAAGGCGGTTGGGCACTTGCGTTCGCCTCCGAAGTGCGCGCGCTGCTCGCGTCGGGACTGCTCGTGAATCCCCGGCTCGATCCGGCTGCGGCAGCCTCTGTGGCATGGAATGGATTCGTCCCCGGGCCGAAGACCGCGATCAGTGGCGTCGAAGCGGTGCGTCCCGGCGAGTTAAGGGTGTTCGACGGTGGCGGTCGTGCACAGCGTCGCGAACGCTTCTGGGACATCTCGCCGGCCGCGCCGCGGGACGACCTGAACGAGGAGCAGTTTTCCGAGATGCTCGTGGACTGTATCAGGCTGCACCTGATCAGCGACGTTCCGCTCGCGGTCTTCCTCTCCTCGGGGATCGATTCGTCCTCCATCACGAATCTGGCAAAGCGCGCGGCGCGCGGCCCGGTGCACACGTTCACGCTCGCATTCGAGGACGGCGCCCTCAACGAGGGCGTCGCGGCCCGGCGCATTGCAGAGGCGATCGGAACGGAGCACCAGGAGGTGCTGCTCAAGGAGCAGGAGGTGCTCGACGATCTGGTTCCGGCGCTCGACAGCATCGACCAGCCAACGTTCGACGGACTGAACTCGTATTACATGTCGCGCGCCGTCCGACGCGCGGGGTTCAAGGTCGCGCTTGTGGGAACCGGCGGCGATGAACTGTTCGGCGGGTACAGGTCGTTTCGCGAGCTCCCGATCCTCCAGCGCTGGTCGCAGCGCACGCGCTTTCTGCCCAAGGAGCCGCTCGCCGGCGCCGCCCATCTGGTCGCGGCGGCGCTCCAGCCAGCGACCGGGTTCCCGCCCCAGACTCGGTGGGCCAACCTGCCACACATGGTCCGACAGGGCGCGGACCTGCTCGGCCTCTATCAGATTGCCTATGCGCTGTTCCTCCCCGAGTTCCAGGAGCAGCTGCTTGCGCAGCAGGATCCCGAGTTGATTGACGGATTGCCGGCGACACTGCATGCGGAGCTGAAGAAGCAGACGGCGGGCAGATCGCCGCTCTCCGCACTGGCCGTCCTCGAGCAGCGATTGTTTCTGGGAGAGCGCCTGCTCCGCGACAACGATGCCGCCAGCATGGCCACGTCGATCGAGCAAAGGCTCCCACTGGTCGATCAGCGGTTGTTCGAGGCCGTGGATCGGCTGCCCGACGATCGCCGGTTCTCGCCTGTCGGAAGGAAGTCCATCTTGCGACGCGTCGGTTTACGCGGACTCGAGCCGGCGCTGTTCGAACGCCCCAAGGCAGGATTCGTGCTGCCTTACGACGTCTGGATCCGCAGGGGGCTCGGCACCATCGTCGGCGAGACGCTTCGTGATTCCCATGCCGTTCGTGCTGCAGGTCTCGCGCCGCAAGCGGTGCTGCAACTCTGGAATGCGTTCCAGGCCGGCGCGCGTGGCTTGTACTGGTCGCGCGTATGGGCGCTCTTCGTGCTGGTGCGCTGGTGTCAACGCTACGGGGTGCGGTGTTGACGCGCGTCACGAGGAGCCGGCATCCAGACGCGCGCGCATCACCGCTGCGAGCGCGCGGCTCGGTTCGTCGCCTTTCTCGAGCCACTCGATGACCCGTCTCTGATCCGCGAGCGAACGGTTCTGGCTGATCTTCCACTTTCCCTCGACACTCTCGAGCGCGATCTCGAAGCCCGCGATCGCTTCCAACTTGGTGCGCACGAATTCTTCGGGCCCATCGAAGCGCCAGCCGGTGATATCGAACTGCGTTACCATGTCGTCGAGAATAGCGCGCAGCTCCCCTGCATCGACCGGCCGCGCCCGGCCGCGCGCGTGCACCACGACGTAATTCCAGGTGGGGACGCTCGGTTGATCCTCGTAGACCGAGGGCGAGACATAACCGTGAGGGCCGTGAAAGATCGCCAGGGCTTCGGCGCCCGCCGTCAGATGCGCGAGTTGGCGGTTCCCGCGCGCGACGTGTCCGCGCAGGACTTCGCGCTCGGGGTCTATGAGAAGCGGCAGATGGCTGACAGCCAGCCCGCCTTCGCCGTACGTGATGACGGTTGCGAAGGGATACGCCGCCGCGTGCGCGAGGAGCGTGGCACGTTGATCCATTCGGAATACAGTTGGCCTGTACAAACTAGACATGCAGGCGCTCCAGTCCAGATGATATTATTGCAGTTTTTGCGGCATGTGCCGCAATGTATTGACGCGATATCCGACGTCCCCGTACTCTCGAACCATGACTTCCACCCAAGCTCGTTACCGCCCGAAGCGCGTGTACGAAATTCTTTCCGCAGCAGAAGGCTCGCGCCAGATCCGTCTCAGCGACCGCATCGTCGAGCTGGGCGAGCGGGAATACCGCCGGTACGAGAAGGTTGCGTGCTGGCTGTCGACCACGCGCGGCGTCGCCGATCTCTCGCGGGAACTGGAGATGGACGAGGCGAAGGTGCCGAAGTTGATCGACGCGCTCGAGCAGTCGGGTCTGCTTTATCGCCTCGATGACGCGCCCAAGACGATGAGCGGGCTGGAGTTTCACGCGCGGTTCTCGTCGGTTCTCAACAGCTGGCTTTTGGAGGCGTTCAACCATCCGTTCTGGGAGCGGATGATGAGCGGCAAGGGTTCGGCGCGCCTCTTCACGGGCTGGTTGATCGAGCTTTACCACTACACCAAGAACGCCAACCGCCACATGCCGCTCTCCTGCGCGCACGCGCACGAGAAGCCGATCAAGCAGCTGCGCGCCAAACACTACGCCGAGGAGTGGAACCACTTCCACTACTTCATGAAGTCGCTCAAGCACCTCGGCTTCACCGAGCCACAGATCGCCGCGTCGGTTCCCTTGCCGATGACGCTGGCGCTCTCGAACTTCATGCGGCAGGCGGCGCGGCAGGACATCCTCGCCTACTCGATCTGCTCGGCGGTGCTGGAAGGAACGACCACCGATCGCAAGACCTACAACCCTTACTATGACAAGTCGGCGGAGTTGTACGGCATCCCGAAGGAAGCCGTCTCGCCCATCTACCAGCATCTCGATCTGGACGTGCAGTATCAGCACTCGGACCTCTTCCGCGAGATCCTGGAGCACGTTCCCGAAATGTCGGCGGAGCGGGTGACGACGGTCCTGAACTACGGACACCAACTGGTCGAGCACATCTGGCTCTGGACCGAAAACATCGAGAAGTATTACGACGTCGAATCGAATCCGGTGCCGCGGCTCCCGTTCGACATCGACCGCGACTGAGGGGGAACACGCATGTCGACAGAAGCGTTGCCCGGTGCTCTGGGCACATCGAAAGATTTGCCGCTGCTCAGGCGCACCGCCACCGTCGCCGGCAACGACGGCCAGATCGTCATCCGCCACATGCGCGATGAGATCAGGCTCGAAGGCACCGCGGCGCATCTCTTCAAGAAGTTGAGCCCCGACCTGGAAGGCGCGACGGCGATCGAGACAATGGCCACGAAACTTTCTGAGAGACCGGAGCGGGTGCGCGCCCTCCTCGAGCAATTGGAGAAGGCCGGCGTGCTCGCCTTCCGGTCTGTGACGGACGACCGCGTTCTGATGAGCGGGATGGATTTCTACCAACTGCATCACCAGTACTGCGACGCCTGGCTCGAGGACGTCTACCGCCATCCCTTCTGGGAGAAGGTCGTCACCGGCCGCGCGACTCGCGCGCAGGTCATCGGCTTCGCCTTCGAGAAGTATCACTACATCGAGGCGGCGTTCGAGCACATGGGAACCGCCGCCGCGAACGCCACGCCCGAGATGATGCCGCACCTCGCCCGGCACTTCATCGAGGAGTACACGCACGGCGACATCTACCGGAAGGGGCTGCGGAGCCTGTTCCCCGACGACGTGATTCTGAAGTCGCAGCCCCTTCCCTCGACGCGCGCGCTGGTGAACTACCTGAACGAGACCGCGCAGCGCAATTCGTTCGCGTACTACTCCGGGAACGAGCTCTTGCAGATGACGGAGAACACCGGAGACGAGAAGGCGGGAGGGGCGGTCAACGAGTTCTACGAAGCAATGCGCAAGCACTACCCGTATACCGACAGGCTGATCGACTCGTTCGTGGCGCACACCAGGGCCGACCAGGCGCTCGAGCACGAGAACGCGTTCCTGCTCATGTGCAAGAGCGTGCCGCCGCTCACGCGAGGTGAGGTGAACGACGCTCTCAACGTGGCCAAAAACATGGCCGAGCACCTGATGCTCTTCATGGACGGTATCGACACCTTCTACGAGAAGTTCCCCACGGTGCCGCGGCTGCCGTGCGATCTCCTCTCCGAATAGCGCCACGGGCGCCGTGATGCGCGCGGCGCTCGGGCTCGTGGGGTACACCGAAGCCGATCTCCGCCGCGTGCAGGAGAGGGCCGGCGGCGAGCTTTCTCGCCCTGAGGATCTCCGCCGGGTGATCGACAGCTACCAGTACCTGGACGACTGGCGTGCGAACTACTGCATCCAGTCGGTGCGCTCGTCGCTGCACAACTCGCGGATCACCTGCATCGACGCTGCCATTCTCTCGTACGGCCTGCTCGAGCTGCTCTTCCCCGATACCAAGCGGCGCCTGCTCGCGATCCACCGGCGGGATCCGAAGAAGGACGAGGAGTGCGGGCATTGCGTCGCGCTCTACTGGACCGGGGAGGGGCGCGTCGGATCGCTCTCCAAGTCTAGCTTCAAGGGTCTGGGGCACCGCGAGCCGGAGTTCCCCGACGAGACGGCGATTGCCGCCAGCTACGCGAAGGCGTACCTGGAGATGGCCTTCGAGCCGCTCTACTATGGTGTGACGACCCTCGAGGAGGCGGCACCCGACCTCGACTGGCGCTTCCACGAAGGCAACCTGAACGAGATCTCCTCGCGGCTGCAGGCCTGCTACGCCTACGGATTCGTGGTCGACTACTAGACCCGTGATGAGCGCGCCCCCGGCGACCGACATCCCCAGCCTGCTCGGGCTGCTCGCGTCGCGCGGCGATCGCCCGGCGCTCAGCTTCTATCGCGGCAAGGCGCTCGAGGGACGCCTTTCGTATGGCGAACTGGTCGCCCGCGTCGAGAGCCTGGCCGGCGCGCTACACGCGCGGTTCGGCGTCCGATCCGGCGATCGGGTCGCGATCCTGTCGCCGAACCGGCTGGAAATCCCCGTCCTCGTGCTCGCTTTGCTGCGGCTGGGAGCGGTAGTCGTACCGCTCAATCCCGCCGCTTCCGCCGAGGACTGGACGTACGTTCTTCGCCACGCTGGCGCGCGCGGGCTGTGTGTGACGCGAGACCTGGCGGACCGCCTCCCTGCCGTCGCAAGGCCGGCGTTCATGCTCCACGTCGAGGACGCTTTTGCGGTCGTGGACAGCGCTCCGCCTGCTCCCGAAGAGCTGGCAGAGCAACTGGGCGTCGTGCTGTACACCTCCGGCACGACGGGGAACCCGAAAGGGGTCGCGCTCCGGCAGCGGAACCTGCTTGCGAATGGCTGGAGCATGGCGCGCAACTTCCGGCTGGACGCCACGACGCAGCTCGCCGTGCTGCCTCTCTACCATGCGCACGCGCTCGGCTTCGGACTGATGACCGCGCTGACCACCGGAGGCCACCTGGTCTTCACGGAGCGACTGGAGCCGTTCACGTGGTCCCAGGTGATCCGGACGGAAGCGGTGGAAGTCTCGAGCGTCGTGCCCGCCTTGTTGCCGATGTTGCTCGCCGCAGGCGTCACACGCGACAAGGTGCCCTCGCTGCGTCACCTGATGGTGTCCTCCGCGCCGTTGGCGGTCGAAGTGGCGCGCGAATTCGAGAAGCGAGTGGGTGTCCCGCTCATCCAGGGCTGGGGATTGTCCGAGTACACGAACTTTGCCTGCTGCGTTTCGCCGGACGAGACGCCCGACGAGCACGCGCGCCTGATGTTCTCCTGGGACGTGCCGTCGATTGGCCCTGCGCTGGAAGGGACCGAGGTGCGGGTCGTCGACGGCAGCGGCGCGCCGGCGAACGACGGCGAGCGCGGTGAGCTCCTCGTCCGGGGCCACTCGACGATGCTCGGGTACTACCGCGACCCGCAGGCCACCGCGGCCGCGATGGACGGCGACGGATGGCTCCGCACCGGCGACGAGGGATTCTTCCGCGTGCATGGCGGCCGGCGGATCTGGTTCGTCACCGGACGTCTCAAGGAAATCATCATCCGCGATGCCGAGAAGTACAGCCCTCTGCGGCTCGAGCGGCGCTTGGTCGAAGCGGTCCCGGAGCTGTCGGGACGCCTGGTCGTGCTCGGCTTTCCACACCGCGAGCACGGCGAGGAGGTCGGCGCCTACCTCGAGGTGGAAGCGATCGACGCGGCGGTGGGCAAACGGCTCGCGGCGGCAATCGAGGCGATGCCGGTGTCGGAACGGCCGAAGGTGGTGCTGCACGGTTCCCAGCCGATTCCTCGAACCCATACGGGAAAGATCCAGCGCCGGAAGATGCAGCCGTGGTTCGCGGCGTGGGTCGCGCATCGCGGTCCGACCGTGATCGACGAGCTGAAGACCACCCCTCCGATCAGTTCGTGAGCACCATCCTGTAGCGGACTCGGTTCTCGCGCACGCGCTGGAGCGCGGCGTTGACCTCGGCCATCGGTGTCGTTTCCACCTGCGCACCGATCCCGTGCTCCGCTGCGAACGCCAGCATCTCGCGGATGGCTGCCGGGCTGCCGATGTCGCTGCCGCAGACCACTCGCTGGCTGGACAACAGCTGTGCGGCAGGGAACTGCAACAGCCCCGACGGGGCGCCGACGAGACAGAGAATGCCGTTCGGTTTGAGCGTCTCCAGGTAGGAGATCCAGTCGAGCCGCGCCGGAGCGGTGCAGAGGAGGAAGTCGAGCCGGCCGGCACAGGCCCGGAGCTCGCGCGCGTTGGTCGACGAGACGACCTGCTGCGCCCCGAGCTGCATGGCCGCGTCACGCTTGTCCGGTGAGGAGGTGAAGGCGGTCGTCTCGCAGCCCATCGCTCGCGAGAATCGCAGCGCGAGATGACCGAGCCCTCCGATTCCGATCACGCCGACGCGCGCCCCGGAGCTCACGCGCCAGCGGCGCAAGGGCGCAAAGACGGTGACGCCTGCGCACAGAAGCGGAGCCGCGGCAGCGGAATCGATCGCGTCCGGCAAGGGAAAGGCGAAACGTCCGTCGATCCGGATCCGACGCGCGAAACCGCCCATGTGTCCCACGCAGGTGGCTTCCTGGCGCGGGCAGAGGTTCTCCTGCCCGGCGCGGCATTGCTCGCAATCGAGGCACGCCGAGCGTTGCCAACCGACGCCGACGCGCTGACCGATCCTGAACGCGCAGTCGCTCCCGGCGGCCGTCACCTTGCCGACGATCTCGTGTCCGGGCACGAGCGGGTATTTGCTCGCGGACCAG
This window of the Deltaproteobacteria bacterium genome carries:
- a CDS encoding polysaccharide deacetylase family protein; translation: MRWVLAEMWRTLDRARRDRALLYGGATGLRIITFHETRGEDLTRLKQIVDWCRSRFTMASPADADTLFAGCWPHPTDRILVTFDDGWESNFEAAKWLAGIGVSATFFIVPSLIGRTVDQYVRFHARNHLVPNVPEASAGARGLSTEQLREMRAMGHRIGAHNFAHRDLGVLHALPDIRYEVENALEGLSDILRTNCNDFAIAFGQPNNVSDEAIAYLKDLQARGLRIYSCHRGLNVPGKTPSFLLRHAWEPFHPANFTRVCLEGAGDRRLNRDVRLMVRRVGRLPVANGASAAMQSGLP
- the asnB gene encoding asparagine synthase (glutamine-hydrolyzing), with translation MCGIAGIIGRIADENRLALRRMTSAMSHRGPDGVGFWESSADEQGWGVLLGHRRLAILDLSPAGAQPMVDPLAGHVIVFNGEIYNFQELRDRLLAGGERFDSTGDTQVMLRMLARNGADAVREFRGMFAFASWDPVARTLLLARDPLGIKPVYLARNPDAEGGWALAFASEVRALLASGLLVNPRLDPAAAASVAWNGFVPGPKTAISGVEAVRPGELRVFDGGGRAQRRERFWDISPAAPRDDLNEEQFSEMLVDCIRLHLISDVPLAVFLSSGIDSSSITNLAKRAARGPVHTFTLAFEDGALNEGVAARRIAEAIGTEHQEVLLKEQEVLDDLVPALDSIDQPTFDGLNSYYMSRAVRRAGFKVALVGTGGDELFGGYRSFRELPILQRWSQRTRFLPKEPLAGAAHLVAAALQPATGFPPQTRWANLPHMVRQGADLLGLYQIAYALFLPEFQEQLLAQQDPELIDGLPATLHAELKKQTAGRSPLSALAVLEQRLFLGERLLRDNDAASMATSIEQRLPLVDQRLFEAVDRLPDDRRFSPVGRKSILRRVGLRGLEPALFERPKAGFVLPYDVWIRRGLGTIVGETLRDSHAVRAAGLAPQAVLQLWNAFQAGARGLYWSRVWALFVLVRWCQRYGVRC
- a CDS encoding FMN-binding negative transcriptional regulator is translated as MSSLYRPTVFRMDQRATLLAHAAAYPFATVITYGEGGLAVSHLPLLIDPEREVLRGHVARGNRQLAHLTAGAEALAIFHGPHGYVSPSVYEDQPSVPTWNYVVVHARGRARPVDAGELRAILDDMVTQFDITGWRFDGPEEFVRTKLEAIAGFEIALESVEGKWKISQNRSLADQRRVIEWLEKGDEPSRALAAVMRARLDAGSS
- a CDS encoding acyl--CoA ligase, translating into MSAPPATDIPSLLGLLASRGDRPALSFYRGKALEGRLSYGELVARVESLAGALHARFGVRSGDRVAILSPNRLEIPVLVLALLRLGAVVVPLNPAASAEDWTYVLRHAGARGLCVTRDLADRLPAVARPAFMLHVEDAFAVVDSAPPAPEELAEQLGVVLYTSGTTGNPKGVALRQRNLLANGWSMARNFRLDATTQLAVLPLYHAHALGFGLMTALTTGGHLVFTERLEPFTWSQVIRTEAVEVSSVVPALLPMLLAAGVTRDKVPSLRHLMVSSAPLAVEVAREFEKRVGVPLIQGWGLSEYTNFACCVSPDETPDEHARLMFSWDVPSIGPALEGTEVRVVDGSGAPANDGERGELLVRGHSTMLGYYRDPQATAAAMDGDGWLRTGDEGFFRVHGGRRIWFVTGRLKEIIIRDAEKYSPLRLERRLVEAVPELSGRLVVLGFPHREHGEEVGAYLEVEAIDAAVGKRLAAAIEAMPVSERPKVVLHGSQPIPRTHTGKIQRRKMQPWFAAWVAHRGPTVIDELKTTPPISS
- a CDS encoding NAD(P)-dependent alcohol dehydrogenase, with the translated sequence MAFSAFAALGARQSLVPYQYEPAAIRPHDIEIEISHCGICHSDLHLIDNDWSASKYPLVPGHEIVGKVTAAGSDCAFRIGQRVGVGWQRSACLDCEQCRAGQENLCPRQEATCVGHMGGFARRIRIDGRFAFPLPDAIDSAAAAPLLCAGVTVFAPLRRWRVSSGARVGVIGIGGLGHLALRFSRAMGCETTAFTSSPDKRDAAMQLGAQQVVSSTNARELRACAGRLDFLLCTAPARLDWISYLETLKPNGILCLVGAPSGLLQFPAAQLLSSQRVVCGSDIGSPAAIREMLAFAAEHGIGAQVETTPMAEVNAALQRVRENRVRYRMVLTN